In Astatotilapia calliptera chromosome 23, fAstCal1.2, whole genome shotgun sequence, a genomic segment contains:
- the LOC113016735 gene encoding uncharacterized protein LOC113016735: MSRIGRQPQVGGRRKLLNEQQEREICNMVIANTAITLRQIHNAILLDNVMFQNINSISISTIDRVLQKHQMTMKQIYRVPFERNSDRVKGLRYQYVHRIMALEGNETPHILVFIDEAGFNLAKGRRRGRNIIGHRATVDVPGQRGANITMCAAISERGVATHIPSLGPYNTQKLLNFLDHLYTDLIPENERGEEGPQLPHYVIVWDNVNFHRGPRIRTWFTTHPRMLMEFLPPYSPFLNPIEEFFSAWRWRVYEHQAQDQRALLHVRTSQGINVGDG; the protein is encoded by the exons ATGTCTAGGATTGGACGACAGCCTCAAGTGGGTGGCAGAAGAAAACTTCTAAATGAACAACAAGAACGAGAAATATGCAACATGGTCATTGCAAATACTGCCATCACACTGAGACAGATTCATAATGCAATCCTGCTAGACAATGTAATGTTCCAAAATATAAACTCTATCAGCATCTCCACAATAGACCGGGTACTGCAGAAACATCAGATGACCATGAAACAGATTTACAGGGTACCATTTGAGAgaaactctgacagagtgaaagGGCTGCGGTACCAGTATGTGCAT AGAATAATGGCATTAGAAGGCAACGAAACCCCTCACATCCTAGTGTTCATTGATGAAGCTGGCTTCAACCTGGCCAAAGGTCGAAGGCGTGGCCGTAACATCATTGGCCACCGAGCCACTGTGGATGTCCCAGGCCAGCGAGGAGCAAATATAACAATGTGTGCCGCTATATCAGAAAGAGGTGTGGCCACACACATTCCCAGTTTAGGGCCCTACAATACACAAAAGCTCCTCAATTTTTTGGACCACCTTTATACTGATCTGATCCCAGAAAatgagagaggtgaagaaggacCTCAGCTACCACATTATGTCATTGTGTGGGATAATGTGAACTTCCACCGCGGCCCACGCATCAGAACCTGGTTCACCACCCATCCCCGGATGCTAATGGAGTTTCTTCCACCTTACTCTCCTTTCCTAAATCCAATTGAGGAGTTTTTTTCAGCTTGGAGGTGGAGGGTGTATGAGCATCAGGCTCAAGACCAGAGGGCCCTGCTGCATGTCAGGACATCACAGGGGATCAATGTAGGGGATGGTTGA